One window from the genome of Variovorax sp. PAMC26660 encodes:
- the phnC gene encoding phosphonate ABC transporter ATP-binding protein, with protein sequence MNTLLHIRQLNKHFANGKHALRDINLDVARGEMVALIGASGSGKSTLLRHIAGLVAADGATRSLVEIDGRCVQQGGRIHCDIRKVRSQVGFVFQQFNLVARLPVLVNVLVGSLHRMPWWRSWMRLFTAQERALALEALARVGIADCHAQRASTLSGGQQQRAAIARTLVQGAKVVLADEPIASLDPESSRKVMEILARINREDGCTVVVSLHQVEIAMKYCPRVVALNQGQVVFDGPSSALTPALLHELYGVQAEELLRPAVSAAPVAPAAEGASVHVLPPPVAMPWAARPAKVA encoded by the coding sequence ATGAACACTCTTTTGCATATCCGACAGCTCAACAAGCACTTCGCCAACGGCAAGCATGCGTTGCGCGACATCAATCTCGATGTGGCACGCGGCGAGATGGTGGCGCTCATCGGCGCCTCGGGCTCCGGCAAGTCGACGCTGCTGCGGCACATCGCCGGGCTGGTGGCGGCCGACGGCGCGACGCGGTCGCTGGTGGAGATCGACGGGCGCTGCGTGCAGCAGGGCGGTCGCATTCACTGCGACATCCGCAAGGTGCGCTCGCAGGTCGGCTTCGTGTTCCAGCAGTTCAATCTTGTCGCGCGGCTGCCGGTGCTGGTGAACGTGCTCGTGGGCTCGCTGCACCGCATGCCGTGGTGGCGCAGCTGGATGCGCCTGTTCACTGCGCAGGAGCGCGCATTGGCCCTTGAAGCGCTGGCGCGCGTGGGCATTGCCGACTGCCATGCGCAGCGTGCCTCCACGCTGTCGGGCGGGCAGCAGCAGCGCGCTGCCATCGCACGCACGCTGGTGCAGGGTGCCAAGGTGGTGCTTGCCGACGAACCCATTGCCTCGCTGGACCCGGAGTCGTCGCGCAAGGTCATGGAGATCCTGGCGCGCATCAACCGCGAAGACGGCTGCACCGTGGTCGTGTCGCTGCACCAGGTCGAGATTGCCATGAAGTACTGCCCGCGCGTCGTGGCGCTGAACCAGGGCCAGGTGGTGTTCGACGGACCTTCGTCGGCGCTCACGCCCGCGCTGCTGCACGAGCTGTATGGCGTGCAGGCCGAAGAACTGCTGCGGCCCGCGGTGTCCGCTGCACCAGTCGCGCCGGCCGCCGAAGGCGCCAGCGTGCATGTGCTGCCACCGCCCGTGGCGATGCCATGGGCTGCGCGCCCGGCCAAGGTCGCCTGA
- a CDS encoding alpha-D-ribose 1-methylphosphonate 5-triphosphate diphosphatase encodes MSARMVFANARMVLPNEVVSGSLSVAGGRIDAIHSGPSAEGSIDLDGDYLLPGLVEIHTDNFERHLMPRPKVHWNPLPALLAHDAEVAAAGITTVFDALGVGEADPESLRGSTWGATLAMLDACAAQDLLRADHHLHVRCELPAPNTIELFEPFRGHARLSLISLMDHTPGQRQWEDIELARVYYTGKKGWSDSKFERRLAESGRLQTEYAQPHRRHFVDHCRTHGIALASHDDTTVAHVEQAHAEGASMSEFPTTLAAARAARALGLANVMGGPNVMRGGSHSGNVAAADLARDGLLDILSSDYVPSSLLGAAMRLVDDALVTLPQAVAMVTQAPARAARLHDRGALEAGLRADLVQVRMCTLPDGTRHPLVRGVWREGRRVI; translated from the coding sequence ATGAGCGCACGCATGGTCTTCGCCAACGCACGCATGGTGCTGCCGAACGAAGTGGTGTCAGGTTCACTGTCGGTGGCCGGTGGCCGCATCGACGCGATTCACAGCGGCCCGAGCGCCGAAGGCTCGATCGACCTGGACGGCGACTACCTGCTGCCGGGCCTGGTGGAGATCCACACCGACAACTTCGAGCGCCACCTGATGCCGCGCCCGAAGGTGCACTGGAACCCGCTGCCGGCGCTGCTGGCACACGACGCCGAGGTGGCTGCCGCCGGCATCACCACGGTGTTCGACGCGCTCGGCGTGGGCGAGGCCGACCCGGAAAGCCTGCGCGGCAGCACCTGGGGCGCGACGCTGGCCATGCTCGATGCCTGCGCCGCACAGGACCTGCTGCGCGCCGATCATCACCTGCATGTGCGCTGCGAGCTGCCCGCGCCCAACACCATCGAGCTGTTCGAGCCCTTTCGCGGACACGCGCGGCTGTCGCTGATTTCATTGATGGACCACACACCGGGCCAGCGGCAGTGGGAAGACATCGAGCTGGCGCGTGTGTACTACACCGGCAAGAAGGGCTGGAGCGACAGCAAGTTCGAGCGGCGTCTGGCCGAGTCGGGCAGGTTGCAGACCGAGTACGCGCAACCGCACCGTCGACACTTTGTCGACCACTGCCGCACCCATGGCATTGCGCTTGCCAGCCACGACGACACCACGGTGGCGCATGTGGAGCAGGCCCATGCCGAGGGCGCGAGCATGTCGGAGTTTCCGACCACGCTGGCGGCGGCACGCGCGGCGCGTGCATTGGGCCTTGCCAACGTGATGGGCGGGCCGAACGTGATGCGCGGCGGCTCGCATTCGGGCAATGTGGCCGCGGCCGATCTGGCGCGTGACGGCCTGCTCGACATTCTTTCTTCCGACTATGTGCCCAGCAGCCTGCTGGGCGCGGCGATGCGGCTGGTGGACGACGCACTCGTCACGCTGCCGCAAGCCGTGGCCATGGTGACGCAGGCGCCGGCACGCGCCGCACGGCTGCACGACCGCGGTGCGCTCGAAGCCGGTTTGCGTGCGGACCTGGTGCAGGTGCGCATGTGCACCTTGCCCGATGGCACCCGGCATCCGCTGGTGCGCGGCGTCTGGCGCGAAGGGCGCCGCGTCATCTGA
- the phnL gene encoding phosphonate C-P lyase system protein PhnL, giving the protein MTTPLLHIQGVAKRFTLHHQNRLELSVFDQVDLSVSAGECVVLDGASGLGKSTLLKLIYANYRASEGHITVQSEDGPVDVTQVTPRELVRLRRDTIGYVSQFLRVIPRVPALDVVAEPLAEDAGDDPAGIEAAREEARRWLTRLRIPERLWHLPPATFSGGEQQRINIARNMIKPKPLLLLDEPTASLDAANTDTVIALIREATARGAATVGIFHDAEVGAAVATRRVNVGEFRSQP; this is encoded by the coding sequence ATGACGACTCCATTGCTTCACATCCAGGGCGTGGCCAAGCGCTTCACGCTGCACCACCAGAACCGGCTTGAACTGTCGGTGTTCGATCAGGTCGATCTGAGCGTTTCCGCCGGCGAATGCGTGGTGCTCGACGGCGCCTCGGGCCTAGGCAAGAGCACGCTGCTCAAGCTCATCTATGCCAACTACCGTGCGAGCGAAGGCCACATTACCGTGCAGTCGGAAGACGGCCCGGTCGACGTGACGCAGGTGACGCCGCGCGAGCTGGTGCGCCTGCGCCGCGACACCATCGGCTACGTCAGCCAGTTTCTGCGCGTGATCCCGCGCGTGCCCGCGCTCGACGTGGTGGCCGAACCGTTGGCCGAGGACGCCGGTGATGACCCCGCCGGCATCGAGGCCGCGCGCGAGGAAGCACGCCGCTGGCTCACGCGCCTGCGCATCCCCGAGCGCCTGTGGCACCTGCCGCCCGCCACCTTCTCGGGCGGTGAGCAGCAGCGCATCAACATCGCCCGCAACATGATCAAGCCGAAGCCGCTGCTGCTACTGGACGAGCCCACCGCGTCGCTGGACGCGGCCAACACCGACACGGTCATCGCGTTGATCCGCGAGGCCACGGCGCGCGGCGCCGCCACGGTCGGGATTTTTCACGACGCCGAAGTCGGTGCCGCAGTGGCCACGCGCCGCGTCAACGTCGGCGAATTCAGGAGCCAGCCATGA
- the phnK gene encoding phosphonate C-P lyase system protein PhnK: MNAALSLPPLLRVRGIGKRYGDRVALQDASFDLWPGEVLAVVGESGSGKSTLLNAIAARDNPDAGSVEFQVRGGGLQDIFAMTEAQQRLLARTDWGFVHQNPADGLRMDVSAGANVGERLMGLGERHYGRLRATAAEWLQRVEIDPQRIDDAPRTFSGGMRQRLQIARNLVTQPRLMFMDEPTSGLDVSVQARLLDLLRQLTRQMQLAAIVVTHDLAVARLLAHRMVVMQHGRVVESGLTDQVLDDPQHAYTQLLVSSVLTP; this comes from the coding sequence ATGAACGCCGCACTTTCCCTTCCTCCTTTGCTGCGCGTGCGCGGCATCGGCAAGCGCTATGGCGACCGCGTGGCGCTGCAGGACGCGTCCTTCGACCTCTGGCCCGGCGAAGTGCTGGCCGTGGTCGGCGAGTCCGGCTCCGGCAAGTCGACGCTGCTCAACGCCATTGCGGCACGAGACAATCCCGATGCCGGCAGCGTCGAATTCCAGGTGCGCGGCGGCGGGCTGCAGGACATCTTCGCGATGACTGAAGCCCAGCAGCGCCTGTTGGCACGCACCGACTGGGGTTTCGTGCACCAGAACCCGGCCGACGGCCTGCGCATGGACGTGTCGGCCGGCGCCAACGTCGGCGAACGCCTCATGGGCCTGGGCGAGCGCCACTACGGCCGCCTGCGTGCCACCGCCGCCGAATGGCTGCAGCGCGTGGAGATCGATCCGCAGCGCATCGACGACGCGCCGCGCACTTTCTCGGGCGGCATGCGGCAGCGCCTGCAGATCGCGCGCAACCTGGTAACGCAGCCGCGCCTGATGTTCATGGACGAGCCGACCTCGGGCCTCGACGTGTCGGTGCAGGCCCGCCTGCTCGACCTGCTGCGCCAGCTCACGCGGCAGATGCAGCTGGCTGCCATCGTCGTCACGCACGACCTGGCCGTGGCGCGGCTGCTCGCGCACCGCATGGTCGTGATGCAACACGGCCGCGTGGTCGAGTCCGGCCTCACCGATCAGGTGCTGGACGACCCGCAACACGCCTACACCCAACTGCTTGTTTCTTCGGTGCTCACCCCATGA
- a CDS encoding alpha-D-ribose 1-methylphosphonate 5-phosphate C-P-lyase PhnJ, giving the protein MTTATTYNFAYLDERTKRMIRRAILKAVAIPGYQVPFGSREMPLPYGWGTGGIQVTAAVIGPKDVLKVIDQGSDDTVNAVNIRRFFQRTTGVETTTRTAEATLIQTRHRIPEAPLAEGQVLVYQVPVPEPMQRLEPRETTTRTLHALAEYGLMHVKLYEDIARYGHIATTYDYPVLVNGRYVMSPSPIPKFDNPKLHMNPALQLFGAGREKRIYALPPYTPVESLGFDDHPFEVQRWDEPCALCGATDSFLDEIITDDRGSRMHVCSDSDYCQSRQQASTEQAAPEEQVSA; this is encoded by the coding sequence ATGACCACCGCCACCACCTACAACTTCGCCTACCTCGATGAGCGCACCAAGCGCATGATCCGCCGCGCCATCCTGAAGGCCGTGGCCATTCCCGGCTACCAGGTGCCCTTCGGCTCGCGCGAGATGCCGCTGCCCTACGGCTGGGGCACCGGCGGCATCCAGGTCACGGCCGCGGTGATCGGGCCGAAGGACGTGCTCAAGGTCATCGACCAGGGCTCGGACGACACCGTGAACGCGGTCAACATCCGCCGCTTCTTCCAGCGCACCACGGGCGTGGAGACCACCACGCGCACGGCAGAGGCGACGCTGATCCAGACGCGCCACCGCATTCCCGAAGCGCCGCTCGCCGAAGGACAGGTGCTGGTCTACCAGGTGCCGGTGCCGGAGCCGATGCAGCGGCTGGAGCCGCGCGAGACCACCACGCGCACCCTGCACGCGCTGGCCGAATACGGCCTGATGCACGTGAAGCTGTACGAGGACATCGCGCGCTACGGCCACATCGCCACCACCTACGACTACCCGGTGCTGGTGAATGGCCGCTACGTGATGTCGCCGTCGCCGATTCCGAAGTTCGACAACCCGAAGCTGCACATGAACCCCGCGCTGCAGCTTTTCGGCGCCGGGCGCGAAAAGCGCATCTACGCGTTGCCGCCCTACACGCCGGTCGAAAGCCTGGGCTTCGACGACCACCCGTTCGAGGTGCAGCGCTGGGATGAACCCTGCGCGCTGTGCGGCGCGACCGACAGCTTTCTCGACGAAATCATCACCGACGACCGGGGCTCGCGCATGCATGTGTGCTCGGACTCCGACTATTGCCAGTCGCGCCAGCAGGCATCCACCGAACAGGCCGCACCCGAAGAACAGGTCTCCGCATGA
- a CDS encoding carbon-phosphorus lyase complex subunit PhnI, whose amino-acid sequence MYVAVKGGEAAILSSYELLAEQRRGDAGTPELSVSQIRGQLKLAVDRVMTEGSVYDPELAALAIKQAAGDMVEAIFLLRAYRATLPRLGTSVALDTARMQLDRRISATFKDLPGGQVLGATYDYTQRLLDFTLLANAQPSQQAETREGVAAPTVTPRVVDLLNHEGLIETHEVPPGDPAPVDLTRTPLRFPADRATRLQNLARGDEGFLLAMAYSTQRGYSHSHPFVGEIRVGSVELELAPEELPFTISIGDMELTECEMVNQFAGSKTEPPQFTRGYGLAFGHSERKAMAMSLVDRALRAEELGEAVEAPAQMQEFVLSHSDSLEASGFVQHLKLPHYVDFQSELELVRKMRASSSRNEDATGEQP is encoded by the coding sequence ATGTACGTTGCCGTCAAGGGCGGTGAAGCCGCCATCCTCAGCAGCTACGAGCTGTTGGCCGAACAGCGCCGTGGCGATGCGGGCACGCCTGAGCTGTCGGTATCGCAGATTCGCGGGCAGCTCAAGCTCGCGGTCGATCGCGTGATGACCGAAGGCTCGGTGTATGACCCCGAGCTGGCCGCGCTCGCCATCAAGCAGGCGGCGGGCGACATGGTCGAAGCCATCTTCCTGCTGCGCGCCTACCGCGCCACCTTGCCGCGCCTGGGCACCAGCGTTGCGCTCGACACTGCGCGCATGCAGCTGGACCGCCGCATCTCCGCCACCTTCAAGGACCTGCCCGGCGGGCAGGTGCTGGGCGCGACCTACGACTACACGCAACGCCTGCTCGACTTCACGCTGCTGGCCAATGCCCAGCCATCGCAACAGGCCGAGACGCGCGAAGGCGTGGCCGCACCCACCGTCACGCCGCGCGTGGTCGACTTGCTCAATCACGAAGGCCTGATCGAGACCCACGAGGTGCCACCCGGCGATCCGGCACCCGTGGACCTCACGCGCACGCCGCTGCGCTTTCCCGCCGACCGCGCCACGCGCCTGCAGAACCTGGCACGCGGCGACGAGGGCTTCCTGCTCGCCATGGCCTATTCGACGCAGCGCGGCTACTCGCACAGCCACCCCTTCGTCGGCGAGATCCGCGTGGGCAGCGTCGAACTGGAACTGGCGCCCGAAGAACTGCCCTTCACCATTTCCATCGGCGACATGGAACTCACCGAATGCGAAATGGTGAACCAGTTCGCCGGCAGCAAGACCGAGCCGCCGCAGTTCACGCGCGGCTACGGCCTGGCCTTCGGCCACAGCGAGCGCAAGGCCATGGCCATGAGCCTGGTCGACCGCGCGCTGCGCGCCGAAGAACTGGGCGAAGCGGTCGAAGCCCCAGCGCAGATGCAGGAATTCGTGCTCTCGCACAGCGACAGCCTCGAAGCCTCCGGTTTCGTGCAGCACCTGAAGCTGCCGCACTACGTCGACTTCCAGTCCGAACTCGAACTCGTGCGAAAGATGCGCGCCTCCTCGAGCAGGAACGAAGACGCCACGGGAGAACAGCCATGA
- the phnH gene encoding phosphonate C-P lyase system protein PhnH, translating to MNAHDLSNLGAGFSDAALGSQSVFRAALQALSHPGRVIALPHDAQTPSRGHAASAALLLALLDPDCTLWLSPSLAGSDAAAWLRFHTGCVLVDAPENAQFAWVAQGDECPPLDRFAHGSDAYPDQSATCVLDVAALTEGGAGNAQGWTLRGPGIQHSTRIEVDGLPHPGASAFTVQWAANHAGFPRGVDLFLAAPQQIVGLPRTTRIEELEA from the coding sequence ATGAACGCGCACGATCTCTCGAATCTCGGCGCCGGCTTTTCCGACGCGGCACTGGGCAGCCAGTCGGTGTTTCGCGCGGCGCTGCAGGCGCTGTCGCACCCCGGCCGCGTGATCGCGCTGCCGCACGACGCGCAGACGCCGTCGCGCGGCCATGCCGCATCCGCCGCACTGCTGCTGGCGCTGCTCGACCCCGACTGCACCCTCTGGCTCTCGCCTTCGCTGGCGGGCAGCGATGCCGCCGCATGGCTGCGTTTTCACACCGGCTGCGTGCTGGTCGACGCGCCGGAGAACGCGCAGTTCGCATGGGTCGCGCAGGGCGACGAATGCCCGCCGCTTGATCGCTTTGCTCATGGCAGCGATGCCTACCCCGACCAGTCGGCCACCTGCGTGCTCGACGTGGCCGCATTGACCGAAGGCGGTGCAGGAAACGCACAAGGCTGGACGCTGCGCGGGCCCGGCATCCAGCACAGCACGCGGATCGAGGTCGACGGCCTGCCACACCCCGGCGCCTCTGCCTTCACCGTTCAGTGGGCCGCCAACCACGCCGGGTTCCCGCGCGGCGTCGACCTGTTCCTGGCCGCGCCGCAACAGATCGTCGGCTTGCCGCGCACCACCCGCATCGAAGAACTGGAGGCTTGA
- the phnG gene encoding phosphonate C-P lyase system protein PhnG, which produces MFHAFDTEPAERPLDRAQWMATLARAPLDLLEPALGAHAQGAPHWLRPPETGLVMVQGRAGGTGERFNVGEVTVTRCALRLGDVSAAVGVAYVLGRSHRHAQLAAVADALLQDPEQQALLNTQLLVPVRRHLALQRARRHARAQSSKVEFFTVAREAGGADEEEGDE; this is translated from the coding sequence ATGTTTCATGCTTTTGACACGGAACCCGCAGAGCGCCCCCTCGACCGGGCGCAGTGGATGGCGACACTGGCGCGGGCCCCGCTCGACCTGCTCGAACCTGCTCTGGGCGCGCATGCGCAGGGCGCGCCGCATTGGCTGCGTCCACCCGAAACCGGGCTGGTGATGGTGCAGGGCCGCGCCGGTGGCACGGGTGAACGATTCAACGTGGGCGAGGTCACGGTGACGCGTTGTGCATTGCGCCTGGGCGATGTGAGCGCGGCGGTCGGCGTTGCCTACGTGCTGGGCCGCTCGCACCGCCACGCACAACTGGCTGCGGTGGCCGACGCGCTGCTGCAAGACCCCGAGCAGCAGGCCTTGCTGAACACGCAACTGCTGGTGCCGGTGCGCCGCCACCTCGCGCTGCAACGCGCCCGGCGCCACGCCCGCGCGCAGAGCAGCAAGGTCGAGTTCTTCACCGTCGCACGCGAAGCCGGTGGCGCCGACGAAGAGGAGGGCGACGAATGA
- the phnF gene encoding phosphonate metabolism transcriptional regulator PhnF: protein MTTTTSPSASLPARTERPTRESFWTRIAADLADAIARGVYPPGQRLPSEHALAEQFGVNRHTIRRSLADLISQGLLRATQGSGTYVEEFAVDIALGKRPRHHQRLAQAGLRGALHVVASSTVRATAAQARALDVAARSTLLCLNLIGDAEGQPLHFSERFFPLPRFARLEAVVRETGSITAGFAAHGVDDYTRRESRITAQMPEAPVAAQLRQPVGRPVLFVESVNVDTANAPIEYARTWFAGDRTTLTVKHDD from the coding sequence ATGACAACCACAACAAGTCCTTCCGCATCGCTTCCAGCACGCACTGAACGCCCCACTCGAGAAAGTTTCTGGACCCGCATCGCCGCCGACCTTGCCGACGCCATCGCGCGCGGCGTCTATCCGCCGGGGCAACGCTTGCCCTCCGAACATGCGCTGGCAGAGCAGTTCGGCGTCAATCGCCACACCATCCGGCGCTCGCTGGCCGACCTCATCAGCCAGGGCCTGCTGCGCGCGACGCAAGGCAGCGGCACCTATGTCGAAGAGTTCGCGGTCGACATCGCACTGGGCAAGCGCCCGCGGCACCATCAGCGCCTCGCGCAGGCGGGGTTGCGGGGTGCACTGCACGTGGTGGCATCCAGCACCGTGCGCGCCACTGCTGCGCAGGCCCGCGCGCTGGATGTCGCGGCGCGCAGCACGCTGCTGTGCCTGAACCTGATCGGCGATGCCGAGGGGCAGCCGCTGCACTTCAGCGAACGCTTCTTTCCGCTGCCGCGCTTCGCGAGGCTGGAGGCCGTGGTGCGCGAGACCGGCTCCATCACGGCCGGCTTTGCGGCCCATGGCGTGGACGACTACACGCGGCGCGAAAGCCGCATCACGGCGCAGATGCCCGAGGCTCCTGTGGCCGCACAGTTGCGCCAGCCTGTTGGCCGGCCAGTGCTCTTTGTCGAGAGCGTGAACGTGGACACGGCCAATGCGCCGATCGAATACGCGCGCACCTGGTTTGCGGGCGACCGCACCACGCTGACGGTGAAGCACGATGACTGA
- a CDS encoding DUF1045 domain-containing protein translates to MTEHASRRAHRYAAYFAPAIESAWWEAGSNWLGRCAASGAPRPQPVFDGLPAELQRKATAAPRRYGWHATLAAPFTLWPHIGEATLRDGLQTLCQAWEPFAMPALEVALLDDFLALVPVQPSPALRAVAGACVTGLHAFAEPLSPAELQRRRAAGLTPEEDALLVRWGYPFVLERFRFHMSLTGSLRDTAPDMVEALRAAAQRHFAPLLASPPLRFEGISLFAEPAPGADFMCLAQMELGR, encoded by the coding sequence ATGACTGAACACGCGTCCCGCAGGGCGCACCGCTACGCCGCCTACTTCGCACCCGCCATCGAAAGCGCCTGGTGGGAAGCCGGCAGCAACTGGCTGGGTCGTTGCGCGGCCAGCGGCGCACCAAGACCGCAGCCGGTCTTCGACGGATTGCCAGCAGAGCTGCAACGCAAGGCCACTGCCGCGCCGCGCCGCTACGGCTGGCATGCCACGCTGGCAGCGCCCTTCACGCTGTGGCCGCACATCGGGGAAGCGACCTTGCGCGATGGCCTGCAAACGCTCTGCCAGGCCTGGGAGCCGTTCGCCATGCCCGCGCTCGAAGTGGCGCTGCTCGACGATTTCCTGGCGCTCGTGCCCGTGCAGCCGAGTCCCGCGCTGCGCGCGGTGGCCGGTGCCTGCGTGACGGGCCTGCATGCCTTTGCCGAACCCCTTTCGCCCGCCGAGCTTCAGCGCCGCCGCGCGGCCGGCCTCACGCCCGAGGAAGACGCGCTGTTGGTGCGATGGGGCTACCCCTTCGTGCTGGAGCGTTTCCGCTTTCACATGTCGCTGACGGGCTCGCTGCGCGACACCGCGCCCGACATGGTGGAAGCACTGCGCGCAGCGGCACAGCGACATTTCGCGCCGCTCCTGGCATCGCCGCCTTTGCGCTTCGAGGGCATCAGCCTCTTCGCCGAACCCGCGCCCGGCGCCGACTTCATGTGCCTGGCGCAGATGGAGTTGGGCCGGTGA
- the phnN gene encoding phosphonate metabolism protein/1,5-bisphosphokinase (PRPP-forming) PhnN has product MTGRLVYVAGPSGAGKDSLLAWLKNRLSPDAPVAFARRTITRAATADGEQHDSIDVHGFLHLREAGAFGLDWEANGLCYGVRHAELPPLRGSAVVIVNGSRAYLPEAARRYPEMTVVHITASVQTLRQRLTARGRESADMVEARVQRALDFRMPSGMAAIEIHNDHGLAEAGERLAHALQLAAVA; this is encoded by the coding sequence GTGACCGGACGGCTCGTGTACGTTGCCGGTCCCTCGGGCGCCGGCAAGGACAGCCTGCTCGCGTGGCTGAAGAACCGACTGTCGCCCGACGCGCCGGTCGCATTCGCCCGGCGCACCATCACGCGCGCCGCCACCGCCGACGGCGAGCAGCACGACAGCATCGATGTGCACGGCTTCCTGCACCTGCGCGAGGCCGGCGCCTTCGGGCTCGACTGGGAGGCCAACGGCCTTTGCTATGGCGTGCGCCATGCCGAGCTGCCACCGCTGCGCGGCAGCGCCGTCGTGATCGTCAACGGATCGCGTGCCTATCTGCCGGAGGCGGCGCGGCGCTATCCGGAGATGACAGTGGTTCACATCACGGCCAGCGTCCAGACCTTGCGGCAACGCCTCACGGCCAGAGGCCGTGAGTCCGCCGACATGGTGGAGGCGCGCGTGCAGCGTGCGCTCGATTTCCGGATGCCATCGGGCATGGCCGCCATCGAGATTCACAACGACCATGGACTGGCCGAGGCCGGTGAACGGCTGGCCCACGCGCTCCAGTTGGCGGCCGTTGCGTAG
- a CDS encoding SDR family NAD(P)-dependent oxidoreductase, whose protein sequence is MQNESANRPLKNCVAVVTGASRGAGRGIAVELGAAGATVYVTGRSTREQPATTYAQLLALSDMQAVPGSIDDTADEVTRMGGHGIAVSCDHTREEEVVALFARVEKDAGRLDLLVNNAWGGHETFNGVFDAPFWEHPLSNWDAMFDRGVRNHLVAGRCAAPLMVRQKKGLVLTTTFWDRDHYLRGNLFYDLAKAAMTRLSFGMAQDLRPHNVASIAVSPGWMRTEFVLAGHKTDEAHWHEQPALARTESPRYLGRAVAALAGDPKVMEKSGEVLRVADLAREYGFTDIDGRQVEAFEM, encoded by the coding sequence ATGCAGAACGAAAGCGCCAACCGCCCATTGAAGAACTGCGTGGCCGTCGTGACAGGCGCAAGCCGCGGCGCGGGTCGCGGCATCGCCGTGGAACTGGGCGCCGCCGGAGCCACCGTGTACGTCACCGGGCGCAGCACACGCGAACAACCCGCGACCACCTACGCACAGTTGCTGGCCCTGTCGGACATGCAGGCCGTGCCCGGCAGCATCGACGACACGGCCGACGAAGTCACCCGCATGGGCGGGCACGGCATTGCCGTGTCATGCGATCACACACGCGAAGAAGAAGTGGTGGCGCTCTTCGCCCGCGTAGAGAAAGACGCGGGCCGGCTCGACCTGCTCGTGAACAACGCCTGGGGCGGCCACGAGACTTTCAACGGCGTGTTCGACGCGCCTTTCTGGGAGCACCCGCTGTCCAATTGGGACGCGATGTTCGACCGTGGCGTGCGCAACCATCTCGTGGCTGGCCGCTGTGCCGCGCCGCTGATGGTGCGCCAGAAGAAGGGGCTGGTGCTCACCACCACCTTCTGGGACCGCGACCACTACCTGCGCGGCAATCTCTTCTACGACCTCGCCAAAGCCGCGATGACTCGCCTGTCCTTTGGCATGGCGCAGGACCTGCGACCGCACAACGTCGCTTCCATCGCTGTGTCGCCGGGCTGGATGCGCACCGAATTCGTTCTGGCTGGCCACAAGACCGACGAGGCGCACTGGCACGAACAGCCGGCGCTGGCACGCACGGAATCGCCGCGCTACCTGGGTCGGGCGGTCGCGGCGCTGGCGGGTGATCCGAAAGTGATGGAGAAGAGCGGTGAAGTGCTGCGCGTGGCCGACCTCGCGCGGGAATATGGCTTCACCGACATCGACGGGCGACAGGTCGAAGCGTTCGAGATGTAG